In the genome of Streptomyces pactum, one region contains:
- a CDS encoding TIGR03960 family B12-binding radical SAM protein, with protein sequence MPAESVFPQLEALLPHVQKPIQYVGGELNSTVKEWDACDVRWALMYPDAYEVGLPNQGVMILYEVLNEREGVLAERTYSVWPDLEALMREHGVPQFTVDSHRPVKAFDVFGLSFSTELGYTNMLAALDLAGIPLEARDRTLDDPVVLAGGHAAFNPEPIADFIDAAVIGDGEQAVLEITDIIRAWKAEGRPGGREELLFRLARTGGVYVPRFYDVEYLPDGRIGRVVPNRSGVPWRVSKHTVMDLDEWPYPKQPLVPLAETVHERMSVEIFRGCTRGCRFCQAGMITRPVRERTITGIGEMVDKGLKATGFEEVGLLSLSSADHSEIGDIAKGLADRYEDDKIGLSLPSTRVDAFNIDLANELTRNGRRSGLTFAPEGGSERIRKVINKMVSEDDLIRTVATAYGNGWRQVKLYFMCGLPTETDEDVLQIADMATKVIAKGREVAKSNDIRCTVSIGGFVPKPHTPFQWAPQLSAEETDARLEKLRDKIRGDKKYGRSIGFRYHDGKPGIVEGLLSRGDRRVGAVIRAVYEDGGRFDGWREHFSYDRWMDCAAKTLPQFGVDVDWYTTRERGYEEVLPWDHLDSGLDKDWLWEDWQDALDETEVEDCRWTPCFDCGVCPQMDTHIQVGPTGKKLLPLTVKNGAPVASGHTH encoded by the coding sequence ATGCCTGCCGAATCGGTCTTCCCACAGCTAGAGGCCCTGCTCCCGCACGTGCAGAAGCCGATCCAGTACGTCGGTGGTGAGCTCAACTCCACCGTGAAGGAGTGGGACGCCTGCGACGTCCGCTGGGCGCTGATGTACCCCGACGCCTACGAGGTCGGCCTGCCGAACCAGGGCGTCATGATCCTCTACGAGGTCCTCAACGAGCGTGAGGGCGTGCTCGCCGAGCGCACCTACAGCGTGTGGCCGGACCTCGAAGCGCTGATGCGCGAGCACGGCGTGCCGCAGTTCACCGTGGACAGCCACCGGCCGGTCAAGGCGTTCGACGTCTTCGGGCTCAGCTTCTCCACCGAGCTGGGCTACACCAACATGCTCGCCGCGCTGGACCTGGCGGGCATCCCGCTGGAGGCGCGTGACCGCACCCTGGACGACCCGGTGGTGCTCGCCGGCGGCCACGCCGCGTTCAACCCGGAGCCGATCGCGGACTTCATCGACGCCGCCGTCATCGGCGACGGCGAGCAGGCCGTCCTGGAGATCACCGACATCATCCGGGCGTGGAAGGCCGAGGGTCGGCCGGGCGGCCGTGAGGAGCTGCTGTTCCGCCTGGCCCGCACCGGCGGCGTGTACGTCCCGCGCTTCTACGACGTCGAGTACCTGCCGGACGGCCGCATCGGCCGCGTGGTGCCGAACCGCTCCGGCGTGCCGTGGCGGGTGTCCAAGCACACCGTGATGGACCTCGACGAGTGGCCGTACCCCAAGCAGCCGCTGGTGCCGCTCGCCGAGACCGTGCACGAGCGGATGTCCGTGGAGATCTTCCGCGGCTGCACCCGGGGCTGCCGGTTCTGCCAGGCGGGCATGATCACCCGCCCGGTGCGGGAGCGGACCATCACCGGCATCGGCGAGATGGTGGACAAGGGCCTGAAGGCGACCGGCTTCGAGGAGGTCGGCCTGCTGTCGCTGTCCTCCGCCGACCACAGCGAGATCGGCGACATCGCCAAGGGCCTCGCGGACCGCTACGAGGACGACAAGATCGGCCTGTCGCTGCCCTCCACCCGGGTGGACGCGTTCAACATCGACCTCGCCAACGAGCTGACCCGCAACGGCCGCCGCTCCGGTCTCACCTTCGCCCCCGAGGGCGGCTCGGAGCGCATCCGCAAGGTCATCAACAAGATGGTCTCCGAGGACGACCTCATCCGGACCGTCGCCACCGCCTACGGCAACGGCTGGCGGCAGGTGAAGCTGTACTTCATGTGCGGCCTGCCCACCGAGACCGACGAGGACGTGCTGCAGATCGCCGACATGGCCACCAAGGTGATCGCCAAGGGCCGTGAGGTGGCGAAGTCCAACGACATCCGCTGCACCGTATCCATCGGCGGGTTCGTGCCCAAGCCGCACACCCCGTTCCAGTGGGCGCCGCAGCTGTCCGCCGAGGAGACCGACGCCCGGCTGGAGAAGCTGCGCGACAAGATCCGCGGCGACAAGAAGTACGGCCGCTCCATCGGCTTCCGCTACCACGACGGCAAGCCGGGCATCGTCGAGGGCCTGCTCTCCCGCGGCGACCGGCGCGTCGGCGCGGTGATCCGGGCGGTCTACGAGGACGGCGGGCGCTTCGACGGCTGGCGCGAGCACTTCAGCTACGACCGCTGGATGGACTGCGCCGCCAAGACGCTGCCCCAGTTCGGCGTGGACGTCGATTGGTACACCACCCGCGAGCGCGGCTACGAGGAGGTCCTGCCCTGGGACCACCTCGACTCCGGTCTGGACAAGGACTGGCTGTGGGAGGACTGGCAGGACGCCCTCGACGAGACCGAGGTCGAGGACTGCCGCTGGACGCCGTGCTTCGACTGTGGGGTCTGCCCTCAGATGGACACCCACATCCAGGTCGGCCCGACGGGGAAGAAGCTGCTGCCGCTGACGGTGAAGAACGGCGCGCCGGTCGCGAGCGGGCACACCCACTGA
- the rodA gene encoding rod shape-determining protein RodA has translation MTASPSGYPIRRYAPEPGTWSKLTARDSIVRRLDWILLLSAVALSAIGAVLIYSATRNRTELNQGDPYFFLMRHVLNTGIGIGLAVATVWLGHRTLRGAVPILYALSVVLVLAVLTPLGTTINGAHAWIVIGGGFSIQPSEFTKITIILGMAMLLSARVDAGDRPDPDHRTVLQALGLAAVPIAIVLLMPDLGSVMVMAVIVLAVLLSSGASNRWIAGLIGAAVTGAVLVWQLGVLDQYQIDRFAAFANPALDPAGVGYNTNQARIAIGSGGLTGKGLFEGTQTTGQFVPEQQTDFVFTVAGEELGFLGAGLIIVLIGVVMWRACRIARETTELYGTVVAAGIIAWFAFQSFENIGMTLGIMPVAGLPLPFVSYGGSSMFAVWIAVGLLQSIKVQRPIAA, from the coding sequence GTGACCGCCTCCCCCTCCGGCTACCCCATCCGCCGCTACGCCCCCGAGCCCGGCACCTGGAGCAAGCTCACCGCACGCGACTCCATCGTGCGCCGACTGGACTGGATACTGCTGCTGTCCGCCGTCGCGCTCTCCGCGATCGGCGCGGTGCTCATCTACTCCGCCACCCGCAACCGCACCGAGCTGAACCAGGGCGACCCGTACTTCTTCCTGATGCGCCACGTGCTCAACACCGGCATCGGGATCGGGCTCGCGGTGGCCACCGTCTGGCTGGGCCACCGCACCCTGCGCGGCGCGGTCCCCATCCTGTACGCCCTCTCGGTGGTCCTGGTGCTGGCGGTGCTCACCCCGCTGGGCACCACCATCAACGGCGCCCACGCCTGGATCGTGATCGGTGGCGGGTTCTCCATCCAGCCCTCCGAGTTCACCAAGATCACCATCATCCTGGGCATGGCGATGCTGCTCTCCGCCCGGGTGGACGCCGGGGACCGCCCCGACCCCGACCACCGCACGGTGCTCCAGGCGCTCGGCCTGGCCGCGGTGCCGATAGCGATCGTGCTCCTCATGCCGGACCTCGGCTCGGTGATGGTCATGGCGGTGATCGTGCTGGCGGTGCTGCTCTCCTCCGGCGCCTCCAACCGCTGGATCGCCGGACTGATCGGCGCGGCGGTGACGGGCGCGGTGCTGGTCTGGCAGCTCGGCGTGCTGGACCAGTACCAGATCGACCGGTTCGCCGCGTTCGCCAACCCGGCCCTGGACCCGGCCGGCGTGGGCTACAACACCAACCAGGCGCGCATCGCCATCGGCTCCGGCGGACTCACCGGCAAGGGCCTGTTCGAGGGCACCCAGACCACCGGCCAGTTCGTGCCCGAGCAGCAGACCGACTTCGTCTTCACGGTCGCCGGCGAGGAGCTGGGCTTCCTCGGCGCCGGGCTGATCATCGTGCTGATAGGAGTGGTGATGTGGCGCGCCTGCCGCATCGCCCGGGAGACCACCGAGCTGTACGGCACCGTGGTGGCCGCCGGCATCATCGCCTGGTTCGCCTTCCAGTCGTTCGAGAACATCGGGATGACGCTGGGGATCATGCCGGTCGCCGGCCTGCCGCTGCCGTTCGTCTCCTACGGCGGCTCGTCGATGTTCGCCGTCTGGATAGCGGTCGGGCTGCTCCAGTCGATCAAGGTGCAGCGCCCCATAGCGGCCTGA
- the mrdA gene encoding penicillin-binding protein 2, producing MSNIPETGRTTRITVRLVAIQILVFSLLLTLGGRLWYLQIRNGDEYADEAASNHVQQVIQPATRGSILDARGIPLADNETRLVVSASRTDLMKMADDGEAVLTRLAGVLDMTPKEVMDKVRLCDAQTPQPCWNGSPYQPIPITDEATTQQALQIRERAEDFPGISAEPTPVRRYAAPGDANAAQVLGYLSPVTDEEIKKAEDSESPLLRSDQIGRSGLERSYDAQLRGKAGVTRYEVDNLGRVIGKAESDRAEPGSHVVTSIDARVQAVAEKELALAMKEARKVHDRNTGTTYKADAGAVVVMESKTGRVVAMASNPTYDPNAWVGGISGKDYKRLTGDDSNYPLLNRAIQGQAAPGSIFKVIPTTAAVNAGYTFEGPYPCPSSYSIGGQVFKNFESAGHGSISLGKALEVSCDTVYYSLAHQEWRKDGGSDPKKNPADWFYKTAHQFGLGKETGIDLPNEVTGRVPDRKWKRDYWKANQKTWCKDGKKDGDYAERIAYENCLEGMKMRAGDSVNYSIGQGDTLVTPIQMASIYAAISNGGTLHKPTVGKAIISADGKKVREIKPQVRGKLPMDAPTRKKINEALAGVATRGTAAWRFVGWPQDKIPMHAKTGTAEVYGKQTTSWFATYTKDYTIVMTISQGGTGSGASGPAVRNIYNALYGVDKQGKIDRKKALLPQPQAKLPRIERDGTIESLPFGRTYKAVGLGGGKPQ from the coding sequence ATGAGTAACATTCCGGAGACCGGGCGGACGACCCGGATCACCGTCCGCCTCGTCGCGATCCAGATCCTCGTCTTCTCCCTCCTGCTCACCCTCGGCGGACGCCTGTGGTACCTCCAGATCCGCAACGGTGACGAGTACGCCGACGAGGCCGCCAGCAACCACGTGCAGCAGGTCATCCAGCCCGCCACCCGCGGCTCGATACTCGACGCCCGCGGCATCCCGCTGGCCGACAACGAGACCCGCCTGGTGGTCTCGGCCAGCCGCACCGACCTGATGAAGATGGCCGACGACGGCGAGGCCGTGCTGACCCGGCTGGCCGGCGTCCTGGACATGACCCCCAAGGAGGTCATGGACAAGGTCCGGCTCTGCGACGCCCAGACCCCCCAGCCCTGCTGGAACGGCTCGCCCTACCAGCCCATCCCGATCACCGACGAGGCCACCACCCAGCAGGCCCTCCAGATCCGCGAGCGCGCCGAGGACTTCCCCGGCATCAGCGCCGAGCCCACCCCGGTGCGCCGCTACGCCGCCCCCGGCGACGCCAACGCCGCCCAGGTGCTGGGCTACCTCTCCCCGGTGACCGACGAGGAGATCAAGAAGGCCGAGGACAGCGAATCGCCGCTGCTGCGCTCGGACCAGATCGGCCGCTCCGGACTGGAGCGCTCCTACGACGCCCAGCTGCGCGGCAAGGCCGGCGTCACCCGGTACGAGGTGGACAACCTCGGCCGGGTCATCGGCAAGGCGGAGAGCGACCGCGCCGAACCCGGCTCGCACGTCGTCACCAGCATCGACGCCCGGGTCCAGGCGGTCGCCGAGAAGGAACTGGCGCTGGCGATGAAGGAGGCCCGCAAGGTCCACGACCGCAACACCGGCACCACCTACAAGGCCGACGCCGGCGCCGTGGTCGTGATGGAGTCGAAGACCGGCCGCGTGGTCGCCATGGCCTCCAACCCGACCTACGACCCCAACGCCTGGGTGGGCGGCATCTCCGGCAAGGACTACAAGCGCCTCACCGGAGACGACTCCAACTACCCGCTGCTCAACCGGGCCATCCAGGGCCAGGCCGCCCCCGGCTCCATCTTCAAGGTGATCCCGACCACCGCCGCGGTCAACGCCGGCTACACCTTCGAGGGGCCCTACCCCTGCCCCAGCTCGTACAGCATCGGCGGCCAGGTCTTCAAGAACTTCGAGTCCGCCGGCCACGGCAGCATCAGCCTCGGCAAGGCCCTGGAGGTCTCCTGCGACACCGTCTACTACTCCCTGGCCCACCAGGAGTGGCGCAAGGACGGCGGCAGCGACCCCAAGAAGAACCCCGCCGACTGGTTCTACAAGACCGCCCACCAGTTCGGCCTGGGCAAGGAGACCGGCATCGACCTGCCCAACGAGGTCACCGGCCGCGTCCCGGACCGCAAGTGGAAGCGGGACTACTGGAAGGCCAACCAGAAGACCTGGTGCAAGGACGGGAAGAAGGACGGCGACTACGCCGAGCGGATCGCCTACGAGAACTGCCTCGAAGGCATGAAGATGCGCGCCGGTGACTCCGTCAACTACTCCATCGGACAGGGCGACACCCTGGTCACCCCGATCCAGATGGCGAGCATCTACGCCGCGATCAGCAACGGCGGCACCCTGCACAAGCCCACCGTCGGCAAGGCGATCATCAGCGCCGACGGCAAGAAGGTCCGGGAGATCAAGCCCCAGGTCCGCGGCAAGCTGCCGATGGACGCGCCGACCCGGAAGAAGATAAACGAGGCCCTCGCGGGTGTGGCCACCCGCGGCACCGCCGCCTGGCGGTTCGTCGGCTGGCCGCAGGACAAGATCCCGATGCACGCCAAGACCGGTACCGCCGAGGTCTACGGCAAGCAGACCACCTCGTGGTTCGCGACGTACACCAAGGACTACACGATCGTGATGACGATCTCGCAGGGTGGTACGGGCTCCGGCGCCTCCGGCCCGGCCGTCCGCAACATCTACAACGCCCTCTACGGCGTGGACAAGCAGGGCAAGATCGACCGGAAGAAGGCCCTGCTGCCGCAGCCGCAGGCCAAGCTGCCGAGGATCGAGCGGGACGGCACCATCGAGTCCCTGCCCTTCGGCAGGACCTACAAGGCCGTCGGGCTGGGCGGAGGCAAGCCGCAGTGA
- the mreD gene encoding rod shape-determining protein MreD, with product MRLNRILLSTLLVVVALVAQVSVLARLNLPGAVPDLLLLVVLGLALVYGHTGGALIGFAAGLLADFAPPADHAAGRYALVLCVIGYLAGLARPETGQLRSATGPMLVVVAAAIGSTLLYAGVGSLVGDDAGGHAGLAELLFTAALYDLLLAPFTVPLIMAVARRTDHDPRVDSTGGTGTGTGGDTGHRWLTPSRRTARGTRLGKAARNGSRGGLLTKGRPTKPGGIKVKGVKRL from the coding sequence CTGCGCCTGAACCGCATCCTGCTGTCGACCCTGCTCGTGGTCGTCGCCCTCGTCGCCCAGGTCAGCGTGCTGGCCCGGCTCAACCTGCCCGGCGCCGTCCCCGACCTGCTGCTCCTGGTGGTGCTCGGCCTCGCCCTCGTCTACGGGCACACCGGCGGCGCGCTGATCGGCTTCGCCGCCGGCCTGCTCGCCGACTTCGCACCGCCCGCCGACCACGCCGCCGGGCGCTACGCCCTGGTGCTGTGCGTCATCGGCTACCTGGCCGGCCTCGCCCGGCCGGAGACCGGCCAGCTGCGCTCCGCCACCGGCCCGATGCTGGTGGTGGTGGCCGCCGCCATCGGCTCCACCCTGCTGTACGCCGGGGTGGGTTCCCTCGTCGGCGACGACGCCGGGGGCCACGCCGGCCTGGCCGAGCTGCTGTTCACCGCCGCCCTGTACGACCTGCTGCTGGCGCCTTTCACCGTGCCGCTCATCATGGCCGTCGCCCGCCGCACCGACCACGACCCGCGGGTGGACAGCACCGGCGGCACCGGCACCGGCACCGGCGGCGACACCGGCCACCGGTGGCTCACCCCCTCCCGGCGCACCGCCCGCGGCACCCGCCTGGGCAAGGCCGCCCGCAACGGCAGCCGCGGCGGACTGCTGACCAAGGGCCGGCCGACCAAGCCGGGCGGCATCAAGGTCAAGGGGGTCAAGCGGCTGTGA
- the mreC gene encoding rod shape-determining protein MreC, whose product MRDTRESRLLLVLLVAIAFALITVDIRGGEDSPLDGARETAASVLGPVEEGVAGVVDPVGNAIAAVRDSDERHDRISDLERENAELKQRLGSDERNRARAAEFDRLMATAGRGQYGITGAEVIAIGSTQGFSWTVTIDVGSKDGIRRDMTVINGDGLVGRVTTVGRSTATVLLATDPDFTVGTRMEKSGEIGFANGQGDGPLRVQLLNGKAKVKKGDRLVTFGSRGDRPFVPGVPVGEIVRVDTLDGGLTRTVQVRPYVGFTKLDIVGVVTRPPRDNPRDSVLPPRPADPAPARKAGPKPKKATDAATPPGRNAATRS is encoded by the coding sequence GTGAGGGACACACGAGAGAGCCGACTGCTCCTGGTGCTGCTGGTCGCCATCGCGTTCGCACTGATCACGGTCGATATCAGAGGCGGCGAGGACTCGCCCCTCGACGGTGCCCGGGAGACCGCCGCCTCCGTTCTCGGGCCGGTGGAGGAGGGCGTCGCCGGGGTCGTCGACCCGGTCGGCAACGCCATCGCCGCGGTACGCGACTCCGACGAACGCCACGACCGCATCAGTGATCTCGAACGCGAGAACGCCGAGCTCAAGCAGCGCCTCGGCAGCGACGAGCGCAACCGCGCCCGCGCCGCCGAGTTCGACCGTCTGATGGCCACCGCCGGCCGCGGGCAGTACGGCATCACCGGCGCCGAGGTCATCGCCATCGGCAGCACCCAGGGCTTCTCCTGGACGGTCACCATCGACGTCGGCAGCAAGGACGGCATCCGCCGCGACATGACCGTCATCAACGGCGACGGCCTGGTCGGCCGGGTCACCACGGTCGGGCGCTCCACCGCCACCGTGCTGCTCGCCACCGACCCGGACTTCACCGTCGGCACCCGGATGGAGAAGTCCGGCGAGATCGGCTTCGCCAACGGGCAGGGCGACGGCCCGCTGCGGGTCCAGCTGCTCAACGGCAAGGCCAAGGTGAAGAAGGGCGACCGGCTCGTCACCTTCGGCTCGCGCGGCGACCGGCCGTTCGTCCCCGGCGTCCCGGTCGGCGAGATCGTCCGGGTGGACACCCTGGACGGCGGCCTGACCCGGACCGTGCAGGTCCGCCCCTACGTCGGCTTCACCAAGCTGGACATCGTCGGCGTGGTCACCAGGCCGCCGCGGGACAACCCCCGCGACTCCGTGCTGCCGCCCCGCCCGGCCGATCCCGCGCCCGCGCGCAAGGCCGGTCCCAAGCCGAAGAAGGCGACCGACGCGGCCACCCCGCCCGGCCGTAACGCCGCCACCAGGAGCTGA
- a CDS encoding rod shape-determining protein, with protein MSFIGRDMAVDLGTANTLVYVRGRGIVLNEPSVVAINTNTGGILAVGAEAKKMIGRTPGNIVAVRPLKDGVIADFEITERMLRYFILKIHKRRYLARPRVVVCVPSGITGVERRAVIEASTQAGARQVHIIEEPMAAAIGSGLPVHEATGNMVVDIGGGTTEVAVISLGGIVTAQSIRVAGDELDNAIIQHVKKEYSLLLGERTAENIKITIGSAYETVQEEHTEIRGRDLVSGLPKTVVISAAEVRKAMEEPVNAIVDAVKTTLDKCPPELSGDVMDRGIVLTGGGALLRGLDERLRAETGMPIHIAEDPLDSVALGSGKCVEEFEALQQVLDAQPRR; from the coding sequence ATGTCGTTCATCGGCCGTGACATGGCTGTCGACCTCGGGACCGCCAACACGCTGGTGTACGTCAGGGGTCGCGGGATCGTCCTCAACGAGCCGTCAGTCGTCGCCATCAACACCAACACCGGCGGAATCCTCGCCGTGGGCGCCGAGGCGAAGAAGATGATCGGCCGGACTCCTGGCAACATCGTCGCGGTCCGCCCGCTCAAGGACGGCGTGATCGCGGACTTCGAGATCACCGAGCGCATGCTCCGCTACTTCATCCTGAAGATCCACAAGCGGCGCTACCTGGCCCGCCCGCGGGTGGTGGTCTGCGTGCCGTCCGGCATCACCGGCGTCGAGCGCCGTGCCGTGATCGAGGCCTCCACCCAGGCCGGCGCCCGTCAGGTGCACATCATCGAGGAGCCGATGGCCGCCGCGATCGGCTCCGGCCTGCCGGTCCACGAGGCCACCGGCAACATGGTCGTGGACATCGGCGGCGGCACCACCGAGGTCGCCGTGATCTCCCTCGGCGGCATCGTCACCGCCCAGTCCATCCGGGTGGCCGGCGACGAGCTGGACAACGCGATCATCCAGCACGTCAAGAAGGAGTACAGCCTCCTCCTCGGCGAACGCACCGCCGAGAACATCAAGATCACCATCGGCTCGGCGTACGAGACCGTGCAGGAGGAGCACACCGAGATCCGGGGCCGCGACCTGGTCAGCGGGCTCCCCAAGACCGTGGTGATCTCCGCCGCCGAGGTCCGCAAGGCGATGGAGGAACCGGTCAACGCCATCGTGGACGCGGTCAAGACCACGCTCGACAAGTGCCCGCCGGAACTGTCCGGCGACGTGATGGACCGCGGCATCGTCCTCACCGGCGGCGGCGCCCTGCTGCGCGGCCTGGACGAGCGGCTGCGCGCCGAGACCGGCATGCCCATCCACATCGCCGAGGACCCGCTGGACTCCGTCGCCCTCGGGTCCGGCAAGTGCGTCGAGGAGTTCGAGGCGCTGCAGCAGGTGCTGGACGCCCAGCCCCGCAGGTGA
- the ndk gene encoding nucleoside-diphosphate kinase, which translates to MSQRTLVLLKPDAVRRGLVGEIIGRIERKANWSITALELRTLGRDLLEQHYAEHVGRPFYEPLVEFMSSGPVVALVVEGERVIEGVRALAGPTDPIQAPSGTIRGDFGTIVRENLVHASDSEESAQREIKIFFPGLA; encoded by the coding sequence ATGTCTCAGCGCACGCTCGTCCTCCTCAAGCCCGACGCCGTCCGGCGGGGCCTGGTCGGCGAGATCATCGGCCGGATCGAGCGCAAGGCGAACTGGTCCATCACCGCGCTGGAGCTGCGTACCCTCGGCCGCGACCTGCTGGAGCAGCACTACGCCGAGCACGTCGGCCGTCCGTTCTACGAGCCGCTGGTCGAGTTCATGTCCTCCGGCCCGGTCGTGGCGCTCGTCGTCGAGGGCGAGCGGGTGATCGAGGGCGTGCGCGCGCTGGCCGGTCCGACCGACCCGATCCAGGCGCCGAGCGGGACCATCCGGGGGGACTTCGGCACCATCGTGCGGGAGAACCTGGTCCACGCCTCCGACTCGGAGGAGTCCGCCCAGCGAGAGATCAAGATTTTCTTCCCCGGCCTCGCCTGA
- a CDS encoding DUF4233 domain-containing protein: protein MRTLCASTLIGELLVIGFAGLVAMRTSDLATGTVWAVSGTAMVLCLLLCGMINRPGAVQVGWALQIALILSGLVVPMMYFLGVVFAGLWWASVHFGRKVDEARARFAAQAADAAEASQPSQA, encoded by the coding sequence ATGCGGACGCTCTGTGCGAGCACCCTGATCGGTGAACTCCTGGTGATCGGCTTCGCCGGGCTGGTCGCCATGAGGACCTCCGACCTGGCGACCGGCACCGTGTGGGCGGTGAGCGGCACCGCCATGGTGCTGTGCCTGCTGCTGTGCGGGATGATCAACCGCCCGGGCGCGGTGCAGGTCGGCTGGGCGCTCCAGATCGCGCTGATACTGAGCGGTCTGGTGGTGCCGATGATGTACTTCCTGGGCGTGGTGTTCGCCGGCCTGTGGTGGGCCTCGGTCCACTTCGGCCGGAAGGTGGACGAGGCCAGGGCCCGGTTCGCCGCCCAGGCCGCCGACGCCGCCGAGGCCTCGCAGCCGTCGCAGGCCTGA